One Staphylococcus ratti DNA segment encodes these proteins:
- a CDS encoding conserved virulence factor C family protein, whose protein sequence is MEIVKVEPTPSPNTMKIILSHKREDNRSNTYTEAKAGQPKFINKILKIHDVKSIFYVLDFIAIDKMPKANWEEVLPKVTAALSTHGEAIEETSTSQPDIHFGEIKVEILKFKQIPYQIKVTSGNQELRQQLSDIFIDAISAAQKPDDNVIFMRKWETLGIRYGEMDEVMAHVETEINALYPKTVLTDLIHKAQTSETHIPQKVYQHVTLETYQQTDDWTERLSMLKSFPTPKQSDYPLLKAALQEEKVPLRREAIVLLSMIESRATLPYLYEGLRDKSPAVRRTAGDSLSDLGFKEALPEMEKALSDPQKIVRWRAAMFLFDEGGPEQLATLKAHQNDEAYEVKLQIEMAIARIENGEEALGSVWKQIANRNK, encoded by the coding sequence ATGGAAATTGTAAAAGTTGAACCTACACCTAGTCCTAATACTATGAAGATTATTTTATCTCACAAAAGAGAGGATAATCGCTCAAATACGTATACAGAAGCCAAAGCAGGGCAGCCTAAATTTATTAATAAAATATTAAAAATTCACGACGTTAAATCTATATTTTACGTACTCGATTTTATCGCTATCGACAAAATGCCTAAAGCAAATTGGGAAGAAGTGTTGCCCAAAGTTACTGCAGCACTTTCAACACATGGAGAAGCTATCGAAGAAACAAGTACATCCCAACCTGACATCCATTTTGGTGAAATTAAAGTCGAAATACTCAAATTCAAACAAATTCCTTATCAAATCAAAGTGACTTCCGGAAACCAAGAATTACGTCAACAGTTGTCCGATATTTTTATCGATGCCATTTCAGCCGCTCAAAAACCAGATGATAACGTCATTTTTATGCGTAAATGGGAAACTTTAGGCATTAGATATGGCGAGATGGATGAAGTGATGGCACATGTCGAAACAGAAATCAACGCTTTATATCCTAAAACAGTACTAACCGACCTTATCCATAAAGCACAAACGTCAGAAACACACATACCACAAAAAGTATATCAACATGTTACACTAGAAACTTATCAGCAAACTGATGATTGGACCGAACGGTTAAGTATGTTAAAATCATTTCCGACTCCAAAACAATCGGACTATCCATTATTAAAAGCGGCGCTTCAAGAAGAGAAAGTCCCTTTAAGAAGAGAAGCCATTGTATTACTTAGTATGATTGAAAGCCGTGCCACTTTGCCTTACTTGTACGAAGGACTTCGCGACAAAAGTCCCGCTGTTAGACGAACAGCAGGAGATAGCTTAAGTGATTTAGGTTTTAAAGAGGCGTTACCTGAAATGGAAAAAGCACTTTCTGACCCGCAGAAAATTGTACGTTGGCGCGCTGCGATGTTTCTGTTTGATGAAGGCGGCCCAGAGCAGCTCGCTACTTTAAAAGCACATCAAAATGATGAAGCTTATGAAGTTAAGCTTCAAATTGAAATGGCGATTGCACGAATTGAAAATGGAGAAGAAGCACTTGGGTCCGTTTGGAAACAAATTGCAAATCGAAATAAATAG